One part of the Vibrio palustris genome encodes these proteins:
- the lepA gene encoding translation elongation factor 4, translating to MKHIRNFSIIAHIDHGKSTLSDRLIQDCGGLTSREMAAQVLDSMDLERERGITIKSQSVTLDYKAKDGETYQLNFIDTPGHVDFSYEVSRSLAACEGALLVVDAGQGVEAQTLANCYTAIDMDLEVVPVLNKIDLPAADPDRVAEEIENIVGIDAMDAVQCSAKTGQGIEDVLENIVRSIPAPQGDPDGPLQALIIDSWFDNYLGVVSLVRIKNGSLKKHDKIKVMSTEQTWGVDGIGIFTPKRVPTGGLNTGEVGWVVCGIKDILGAPVGDTLTHAKNGCAERVPGFKKVRPQVYAGLFPVSSDDYESFRDALGRLALNDASLFYEPESSAALGFGFRCGFLGMLHMEVIQERLEREYNLDLITTAPTVVYEVVKTDDEIIYVDSPAKLPAVSDIEEVREPIARCNILVPDEYLGSVITLCVEKRGVQVDMVYHGNQIALTYDLPMAEVVLDFFDRLKSTSRGYASLEYNFQRYEASDMVRVDVLMNGERVDALAIITHRDIAQSRGRLLVEKMKEFIPRQMFDIAIQAAIGSHIIARSTVKQLRKNVIAKCYGGDVSRKKKLLKKQKEGKKRMKQIGNVELPQEAFLAILHVGKD from the coding sequence ATGAAGCACATTCGTAACTTTTCGATTATCGCCCATATCGACCACGGTAAGTCGACACTATCTGACCGCCTTATTCAAGATTGTGGTGGATTGACCAGCCGTGAAATGGCGGCGCAAGTTTTAGATTCTATGGATCTAGAGCGTGAACGTGGTATCACCATCAAATCTCAGAGTGTGACTCTTGATTATAAAGCGAAAGATGGCGAAACCTACCAACTGAACTTCATCGACACACCTGGACACGTTGACTTCTCTTATGAAGTATCACGTTCGCTGGCGGCGTGTGAAGGTGCATTATTGGTTGTGGATGCAGGGCAAGGTGTGGAAGCACAAACCTTAGCGAATTGCTACACCGCCATTGATATGGATCTCGAAGTCGTTCCAGTTCTCAATAAAATTGATCTACCCGCTGCCGATCCCGATCGTGTCGCTGAAGAAATTGAAAATATCGTCGGTATTGATGCCATGGATGCAGTGCAATGCTCTGCAAAAACTGGACAAGGTATTGAAGATGTTTTAGAAAACATTGTGCGTTCTATTCCTGCTCCTCAAGGGGACCCTGATGGTCCTTTACAAGCGTTGATTATTGACTCTTGGTTTGATAACTACTTAGGTGTGGTATCTTTGGTACGAATCAAAAATGGTTCACTAAAGAAGCATGACAAAATTAAAGTAATGAGCACCGAGCAAACATGGGGTGTGGATGGCATTGGTATCTTTACACCTAAGCGTGTGCCTACCGGTGGTCTGAATACGGGTGAAGTTGGCTGGGTTGTGTGTGGAATTAAAGATATCCTCGGCGCTCCAGTCGGCGATACGTTAACTCACGCGAAAAACGGCTGTGCAGAACGTGTTCCTGGTTTTAAGAAAGTTCGTCCACAAGTGTACGCAGGCTTATTCCCAGTCTCTTCTGATGACTACGAAAGCTTTCGTGATGCACTTGGCCGTTTGGCTCTTAATGACGCTTCATTGTTCTATGAACCAGAATCTTCTGCGGCGTTGGGCTTTGGTTTCCGTTGTGGCTTCCTAGGTATGCTGCATATGGAAGTGATTCAAGAGCGTTTAGAGCGTGAATATAATCTCGACCTTATCACAACTGCGCCAACGGTAGTTTATGAAGTGGTTAAGACCGATGACGAGATTATTTACGTTGATAGCCCAGCTAAATTACCCGCAGTCTCTGATATTGAAGAAGTTCGTGAGCCAATTGCACGCTGTAATATTCTAGTTCCTGATGAGTACCTAGGTAGCGTGATTACACTATGTGTTGAAAAGCGTGGTGTTCAGGTGGATATGGTTTATCACGGTAATCAAATCGCGTTAACCTACGATCTACCTATGGCGGAAGTGGTGTTAGATTTCTTTGACCGCTTGAAGTCAACGTCACGAGGTTACGCGTCATTAGAGTATAACTTCCAACGTTATGAAGCCTCTGACATGGTGCGTGTTGATGTCTTGATGAATGGTGAGCGTGTTGATGCACTTGCTATCATTACACACCGTGACATCGCTCAGAGCCGTGGTCGTCTTTTGGTTGAGAAAATGAAAGAATTTATTCCTCGCCAAATGTTCGATATTGCTATTCAAGCCGCGATTGGTTCACATATCATCGCGCGTTCGACGGTGAAACAGTTGCGTAAAAATGTTATTGCGAAGTGTTACGGTGGTGACGTTAGCCGTAAGAAAAAACTATTGAAGAAACAGAAGGAAGGTAAGAAACGTATGAAGCAAATCGGTAACGTCGAATTGCCTCAAGAAGCGTTCTTAGCTATTTTGCATGTAGGTAAAGATTAA
- a CDS encoding SoxR reducing system RseC family protein, whose translation MMTALATVKGVQSDSGEYHIQLSCEQKTSCSSCASKKSCGTGLVSNVVKSKALLWHLTTKKSVQAGQVVEIGFPEKSLLQSAALVYIVPLLMMMLGTAIGQHWVAPLLGTGEGALIVCAFIFMALGIYLAKFLSPQLEKRSQQEVVLLRVLGEPIV comes from the coding sequence ATGATGACGGCATTAGCGACCGTAAAGGGTGTCCAATCTGATTCAGGTGAGTATCACATTCAGCTGAGTTGTGAGCAAAAAACCAGTTGCAGTAGTTGCGCATCGAAAAAAAGTTGCGGAACAGGTTTAGTGTCGAATGTGGTTAAAAGCAAAGCACTGTTGTGGCATCTAACCACGAAAAAAAGTGTGCAAGCCGGACAAGTTGTTGAAATTGGTTTTCCTGAAAAAAGTCTATTACAGTCGGCGGCTTTGGTTTATATCGTTCCTTTACTAATGATGATGTTAGGGACCGCGATTGGTCAACATTGGGTGGCTCCTCTTCTAGGGACAGGGGAAGGTGCTTTGATTGTATGTGCGTTTATTTTTATGGCCTTGGGGATTTATCTCGCCAAGTTTTTATCCCCTCAGTTGGAAAAACGTTCACAACAAGAAGTGGTGTTGCTGCGTGTGCTCGGAGAACCTATTGTTTAA
- the rseB gene encoding sigma-E factor regulatory protein RseB: protein MKTFLISVLVLLCLNSTPVFADNTSAKALLHDMSKASQQLNYELSYILIKKNSIEPLLYRHAHEKQQQFAHLVYLSGPVREVIRRGNEISYIEPGVKPFTIASHHMVAPLIPLLNSDIDQLSQHYDFVNIGRDREAGTPCHVIRIVPKDGLRYSYVLWVGEHSNLPLRADLVDRDGEVLEQYRTISYSVNDKLVDIMSGLKNVHLPDVLSVPKSNVKQATWKVNWVPDGFKSLEINRYRMVITKRVVENQMFSDGLFSFSVYVAPKDDHSLSNQLIRQGRRTLQTVTRGNYEISVIGDLPPTTAQRIAKSVVFNAQEAK from the coding sequence ATGAAAACATTTCTGATCAGTGTACTGGTGCTGCTCTGCTTGAACTCAACACCTGTTTTTGCAGATAACACGTCAGCTAAGGCATTGTTACATGATATGAGCAAGGCTAGTCAGCAGCTTAATTATGAGCTGTCTTATATCTTGATTAAGAAAAACAGTATTGAGCCGCTGCTTTATCGTCATGCTCATGAAAAACAGCAGCAGTTTGCTCATTTAGTCTATCTTAGTGGTCCAGTGCGCGAAGTGATTCGCCGCGGAAATGAAATCAGCTATATTGAGCCTGGAGTGAAGCCTTTCACTATTGCCTCACACCATATGGTTGCTCCTTTAATTCCGCTATTAAATAGTGATATTGACCAACTGAGTCAACATTACGATTTTGTTAATATTGGACGTGATCGTGAGGCCGGAACACCATGCCATGTTATTCGTATTGTTCCGAAGGATGGCTTACGCTATTCCTATGTGTTGTGGGTCGGTGAACATAGCAACTTACCACTACGTGCTGATTTAGTGGACAGAGATGGCGAGGTGCTTGAGCAATATCGCACGATTTCTTACTCTGTTAATGATAAACTTGTCGATATTATGTCGGGTTTGAAAAATGTCCACTTACCGGATGTATTAAGTGTTCCCAAAAGCAACGTTAAGCAAGCGACGTGGAAAGTGAACTGGGTGCCAGATGGCTTTAAATCTTTAGAAATCAATCGCTACCGTATGGTCATCACGAAGCGAGTGGTAGAAAACCAAATGTTTTCTGATGGCTTGTTTAGCTTTTCGGTTTATGTGGCACCGAAAGATGACCACTCATTAAGTAATCAGCTGATTCGCCAAGGGCGTAGAACATTGCAAACGGTGACTCGTGGTAACTATGAAATCTCTGTTATTGGAGACTTACCACCGACAACTGCACAACGCATTGCTAAATCAGTGGTATTCAATGCGCAAGAGGCCAAATAG
- a CDS encoding sigma-E factor negative regulatory protein, with the protein MADKEKLSALMDGEMIDKSLIQELEADRDSLDTWKHYHLIGDVLRGDAPQKAEWNIAESVALALENEPTHNQHSAHAHEAVPIEAQPQPTKVRRQLPGWLSQLGQVGVAACVSLVVILGVQQYGGEDQVASMPQNDQIPVLKTIPLSGTAEPVSLTRNSVHRQGSEENMQVQRRRVNALLQDYELQLRLNSERQAASHDAQ; encoded by the coding sequence ATGGCTGACAAAGAAAAACTTTCAGCATTGATGGATGGGGAAATGATCGATAAATCGCTGATCCAAGAGTTGGAAGCGGATCGTGACTCTCTCGACACCTGGAAGCATTACCATTTAATTGGTGATGTTCTACGAGGTGATGCTCCCCAAAAGGCGGAGTGGAATATTGCTGAAAGTGTGGCGCTGGCTTTGGAAAACGAGCCGACACACAACCAGCACAGCGCCCATGCTCATGAGGCTGTTCCGATAGAAGCGCAGCCGCAACCGACGAAAGTACGTCGCCAACTACCGGGCTGGTTAAGCCAGTTAGGACAAGTTGGAGTCGCTGCGTGTGTATCGTTAGTGGTGATTTTGGGGGTGCAGCAATATGGCGGAGAAGACCAAGTTGCGTCTATGCCGCAAAATGATCAGATTCCAGTATTAAAAACGATCCCTTTATCTGGTACTGCTGAGCCAGTTAGCTTGACGCGCAACTCTGTACACCGTCAAGGTAGCGAAGAGAATATGCAAGTGCAACGCCGTCGAGTGAACGCGCTGTTGCAAGATTATGAACTCCAACTGAGGTTGAATAGTGAGAGGCAAGCCGCGTCTCATGATGCTCAATAA
- the rpoE gene encoding RNA polymerase sigma factor RpoE, whose product MNEQLTDQVLIERVQNGDKQAFNLLVLRYQNKVCNLISRYVSNSGDVADVAQEAFIKAYRAIPTFRGDSAFYTWLYRIAVNTAKNHIVAQNRRPPANDVDAEDAEYYESGSALKEISNPENLTLSKELKKVVFGAIEALPEDLKTAMTLRELDGLSYEDIAQVMDCPVGTVRSRIFRAREAVEKKIKPLL is encoded by the coding sequence ATGAACGAGCAACTGACCGATCAAGTATTGATTGAGCGAGTTCAGAACGGAGATAAACAGGCTTTCAATTTGTTAGTGCTTCGCTACCAAAACAAAGTGTGTAATCTTATTTCTAGGTATGTGAGCAATTCGGGAGACGTTGCCGACGTTGCGCAGGAAGCGTTTATTAAAGCGTATCGTGCGATCCCAACTTTTCGTGGAGATAGTGCGTTTTATACCTGGCTGTATCGCATCGCTGTCAATACTGCTAAAAATCATATTGTGGCTCAGAATCGTCGCCCACCTGCTAATGATGTTGATGCGGAAGATGCTGAGTATTACGAATCAGGAAGTGCTTTAAAAGAAATTTCGAACCCTGAAAACCTAACGCTGTCCAAAGAGTTAAAGAAGGTGGTGTTTGGGGCAATTGAAGCATTACCTGAAGACCTGAAAACCGCAATGACTTTACGTGAGCTCGATGGCTTAAGTTATGAAGACATTGCCCAAGTTATGGATTGTCCTGTAGGTACGGTGCGTTCGCGTATTTTCCGTGCTCGTGAAGCGGTAGAGAAAAAGATAAAACCTTTGCTCTAA
- the nadB gene encoding L-aspartate oxidase, which produces MSTNREYQCDVLVVGSGAAGLSLALRLANNCHVIVLSKGPLSEGATYYAQGGIAAVFDEADSVDSHVQDTLIAGDGLCDEESVRFIAENARECVQWLIDGGVPFDRMEDQDSTTPRYHLTREGGHSHRRILHAADATGMAMQTSLQNNVQQQSNIDVFERHNALDLITEDINNEKIVKGAYVWNRADEHVETIKAKFVVLATGGSSKVYQYTSNPDISSGDGIAMAWRAGCRVANLEFNQFHPTCLYHPDARNFLLTEALRGEGALLRRPDGSRFMPEFDDREELAPRDVVARAIDYEMKRLGADCMYVDITHKPAEFIEKHFPMIHARLMELGIDMTKEPIPIVPAAHYTCGGVMVDRDGHTDITNLYAIGEVSYTGLHGANRMASNSLLECVVYAWSAAKHIVTRLPLVTIPDSLPPWDESQVSCSDEEVVIQHNWHELRLFMWDYMGIVRTDKRLERALHRIQLLQKETHEYYSHFRVSNNLIELRNLLQVADLMVQCAIKRKESRGLHYTLDYPDKLTTNAPTILTPENSSQTA; this is translated from the coding sequence ATGAGCACTAATCGTGAGTATCAGTGTGATGTGTTAGTGGTCGGTAGTGGTGCAGCCGGTCTCTCTTTGGCATTGCGTCTTGCTAACAATTGTCATGTTATTGTATTAAGTAAAGGTCCGCTCAGTGAAGGGGCTACTTATTATGCTCAAGGTGGCATTGCTGCAGTATTTGATGAAGCGGACAGCGTCGATTCTCATGTTCAAGATACATTAATCGCCGGCGATGGTCTGTGTGATGAAGAGAGTGTCCGTTTCATTGCTGAAAATGCTCGTGAATGTGTCCAGTGGCTTATCGATGGAGGGGTACCTTTTGACCGCATGGAAGACCAAGACAGTACAACCCCACGCTATCACTTAACTCGCGAGGGTGGGCACAGTCACCGCCGCATTCTTCACGCAGCTGATGCCACTGGAATGGCGATGCAAACCTCACTGCAAAATAACGTTCAGCAACAAAGTAATATCGACGTTTTTGAACGCCATAACGCCTTAGATTTAATCACCGAGGACATCAATAACGAGAAAATCGTCAAAGGCGCTTATGTCTGGAACCGTGCAGATGAGCATGTTGAAACCATCAAAGCTAAATTTGTCGTACTGGCGACAGGTGGCTCATCCAAAGTGTATCAATACACATCGAACCCAGATATTTCATCAGGTGACGGCATTGCCATGGCTTGGCGTGCAGGGTGTCGTGTTGCTAATTTAGAATTTAATCAATTTCATCCAACGTGTTTATATCACCCTGATGCGCGTAATTTCCTACTCACCGAAGCATTAAGAGGGGAAGGGGCATTGTTGCGACGTCCAGATGGCTCGCGTTTTATGCCCGAATTTGATGACCGTGAAGAGCTTGCTCCACGTGATGTCGTCGCACGCGCCATTGATTATGAAATGAAACGCTTAGGTGCCGACTGTATGTACGTCGACATTACCCATAAACCTGCAGAATTCATCGAAAAACACTTTCCAATGATTCACGCTCGCCTCATGGAATTAGGCATTGATATGACTAAAGAGCCGATTCCTATCGTCCCAGCGGCGCATTACACGTGTGGCGGAGTCATGGTCGATCGAGATGGGCATACGGATATCACTAACTTATATGCCATTGGCGAAGTAAGCTATACTGGGCTGCACGGCGCTAACCGTATGGCGTCTAACTCATTACTCGAATGCGTCGTTTATGCTTGGTCAGCCGCTAAACATATCGTCACTCGCTTGCCTCTCGTTACTATACCTGACTCATTACCGCCTTGGGATGAAAGCCAAGTCTCGTGTTCAGATGAAGAAGTGGTGATTCAACATAACTGGCATGAATTACGTCTATTTATGTGGGATTACATGGGAATTGTACGTACCGATAAACGCCTAGAGCGTGCTTTACATCGCATTCAATTATTACAAAAAGAAACACATGAATATTACAGTCATTTCCGAGTATCAAATAACCTCATTGAGTTACGTAACTTACTTCAAGTTGCCGACTTAATGGTGCAATGTGCGATTAAACGTAAAGAAAGTCGCGGGTTACACTATACTCTCGACTACCCAGACAAGCTGACAACAAACGCACCGACAATATTAACACCTGAGAACTCATCACAAACAGCTTAA
- a CDS encoding succinate dehydrogenase assembly factor 2: protein MYSVEQKARIKWGCRRGMLELDVVMMPFFDECFESLTLDEQDNFVSLLECDDPDLFQWIMGHGRSDNLKHAAMVDKIVAYNLSKTR, encoded by the coding sequence ATGTATTCAGTAGAACAAAAAGCTCGTATTAAATGGGGATGTCGACGTGGGATGTTAGAACTCGATGTCGTAATGATGCCCTTTTTTGATGAGTGTTTTGAGAGTTTGACTCTTGATGAACAAGACAACTTCGTTTCTTTACTGGAGTGTGATGATCCTGATTTATTTCAATGGATAATGGGGCACGGGCGTTCTGATAATCTTAAGCACGCTGCTATGGTAGATAAAATTGTCGCCTATAACCTTAGTAAAACACGTTAA
- the ygfZ gene encoding tRNA-modifying protein YgfZ yields MNMTTPVTPLSLSTQDSLPQLMLAHLPSWSAITMFGDDQTSYLQGQVTCDVAALGTQQASLGAHCDPKGKVWSIFRLFHHNGGYALFQPLSGIETELKEIKKYAIFSKVTIEQSQDVTLGVMGAQAEQWIQTVTTDTEGDVRSIEGGTAVKVSAQRWLLLLTADKAQRLMENFDGTLVTEALWTRFDIEEAVPMITEHSQNTHIPQALNLQALHGINFNKGCYTGQETVARAKFRGTNKRAMYIVAGTFNTSLESAEPITMERAVGDNWRSASTLLAHYCFNDNNAIGLIVLPNNLEADTVLRIADQPDTRWTIQPLPYSLDDNE; encoded by the coding sequence ATGAATATGACAACCCCAGTGACACCGCTATCACTTTCAACTCAAGACAGCTTACCTCAACTTATGCTCGCTCACCTGCCTTCATGGAGTGCGATCACCATGTTCGGCGATGATCAAACTAGCTACTTACAAGGACAAGTTACCTGTGATGTGGCCGCATTAGGAACACAACAAGCTAGCTTAGGTGCTCATTGCGATCCCAAAGGTAAAGTATGGTCAATTTTTCGTTTATTTCATCACAATGGTGGGTACGCGTTATTTCAACCACTTTCCGGTATAGAAACCGAACTAAAAGAAATTAAAAAATACGCCATATTCTCAAAAGTGACCATTGAACAATCTCAAGATGTGACACTCGGAGTCATGGGGGCACAGGCTGAACAATGGATCCAAACCGTCACCACGGATACCGAAGGCGATGTCCGCTCCATAGAAGGTGGCACAGCAGTGAAAGTTTCTGCTCAAAGATGGCTATTATTACTTACGGCAGATAAAGCTCAACGCCTGATGGAAAACTTCGATGGAACATTGGTAACAGAAGCGCTCTGGACACGCTTTGATATTGAAGAAGCAGTGCCAATGATCACAGAACATAGTCAAAATACTCATATTCCTCAAGCATTAAACCTGCAAGCCTTACATGGCATTAATTTCAATAAAGGCTGTTATACAGGACAAGAAACTGTCGCTCGCGCTAAATTTCGTGGTACCAATAAACGCGCGATGTATATTGTCGCAGGAACGTTCAACACGTCGCTTGAGAGCGCTGAACCTATCACAATGGAACGCGCAGTTGGCGACAACTGGCGCAGTGCAAGTACACTACTTGCTCATTATTGTTTTAACGATAATAACGCGATCGGTTTAATCGTCTTACCGAATAACTTAGAGGCGGATACTGTGCTGCGCATTGCCGATCAACCGGACACGCGTTGGACCATACAACCTCTGCCTTATTCATTAGATGATAATGAATAA
- a CDS encoding aminoacyl-tRNA deacylase has translation MIMNNQAEKLRAFLESQQVEFRLLPHQSPTVSIEETAKQRNVCPSQMVKSMVLRDMSNRYALACTAGDTQIDPKKVRAILNWRRMTCVATEQLYDITGYAVGTITPLLLKNPMPIIFDESLSTCSEVTISSGSPMAGIAININDLEYLAKPIWAKIKKADQ, from the coding sequence ATGATAATGAATAACCAAGCCGAAAAACTTCGTGCATTCTTGGAAAGTCAGCAGGTCGAATTTCGCCTGCTGCCTCATCAATCCCCAACTGTTAGCATCGAAGAAACCGCCAAGCAACGTAATGTATGCCCTTCACAGATGGTCAAAAGCATGGTTTTGCGGGATATGTCTAACCGCTATGCCCTAGCCTGCACGGCTGGTGATACCCAAATAGATCCTAAAAAAGTTCGCGCCATACTAAACTGGCGTAGAATGACCTGCGTTGCAACCGAACAGTTATATGATATAACTGGTTATGCAGTTGGCACTATCACACCTTTGCTCCTAAAAAACCCCATGCCCATCATCTTTGATGAATCGTTATCAACATGCTCAGAAGTCACGATAAGCAGCGGCTCACCAATGGCAGGCATTGCCATTAATATCAATGATTTGGAATATCTAGCCAAGCCAATTTGGGCAAAAATAAAGAAAGCAGATCAATGA
- a CDS encoding DUF1107 domain-containing protein, producing MRLFTHYAPSMIAKHISRLFKGNIYINDIGKFEFDNGKLILPSCADTRHYQAVNEINQEVKKLRCAVSN from the coding sequence ATGAGACTGTTTACGCACTACGCTCCTAGTATGATTGCTAAACACATCAGTCGGCTTTTTAAAGGAAACATCTACATTAATGATATTGGCAAATTCGAGTTTGATAACGGTAAACTCATCCTTCCATCGTGTGCAGATACTCGACATTATCAAGCAGTAAACGAAATCAACCAAGAAGTGAAAAAATTACGCTGCGCTGTATCTAATTAA
- a CDS encoding FAD-dependent 2-octaprenylphenol hydroxylase has protein sequence MMQSVDIAIVGGGMVGLALAAAFKHTDVRIAVIEGKVPDETLNNTPDVRVSALSRSTEMVLRNLNAWDGIIARRAAPYQAMEVWEQDSFARIEFSAEQMTQPNLGHIVENRIIQLSLLDQVKKQANVSLYMPSKVQSLAIGESESWLALDDGQAITAKLVVGADGANSWVRKQLDIPLTHWDYGHCAVVANIRTSSAHDAVARQTFTPDGPLAFLPFADPHLSSIVWSTDPVRAERLIEMSDAQFNKALTAEFDAKLGLCEVVAERQAFPLKMRYARDFVAERVALVGDAAHTIHPLAGQGVNLGLLDAASLAQEVIALWNNGQDIGAKRNLREYERWRKAEAAKMIAAMQGFKDLFEGNNPAKKLIRGLGMHLVGQLPGAKDEIMKRALGLKGELPNLAKSVPSVH, from the coding sequence ATGATGCAAAGTGTGGATATTGCGATAGTTGGTGGCGGAATGGTTGGGCTCGCATTGGCGGCAGCGTTTAAGCATACCGATGTCAGAATTGCGGTCATTGAAGGTAAAGTACCGGATGAAACGCTGAATAATACACCGGATGTTCGAGTGTCAGCATTAAGCCGCTCGACTGAGATGGTTTTACGCAACCTTAACGCATGGGATGGTATTATCGCGCGCCGCGCCGCCCCTTACCAAGCGATGGAAGTATGGGAGCAAGATAGTTTTGCGCGTATCGAATTTAGTGCCGAACAAATGACTCAACCGAATCTCGGGCATATTGTTGAGAATCGCATCATTCAATTATCTTTGTTGGATCAAGTAAAAAAGCAAGCCAATGTTTCTCTATACATGCCATCTAAAGTGCAATCTTTAGCCATTGGAGAAAGCGAATCTTGGTTGGCGCTCGATGATGGTCAGGCCATTACCGCTAAACTCGTTGTTGGCGCTGATGGTGCCAATTCCTGGGTGCGTAAACAGTTAGATATTCCATTAACACATTGGGATTATGGTCATTGTGCCGTAGTGGCTAATATTCGTACTAGCTCTGCTCATGATGCTGTAGCAAGACAAACTTTTACGCCTGATGGGCCTTTAGCATTTTTGCCTTTTGCGGATCCTCATTTAAGTTCGATTGTTTGGTCAACGGATCCAGTAAGAGCGGAACGTTTGATAGAAATGAGCGATGCGCAATTTAATAAAGCGTTAACGGCCGAATTCGATGCTAAGTTGGGATTATGTGAAGTGGTCGCAGAGCGTCAAGCCTTTCCCCTTAAAATGCGTTATGCCCGCGATTTTGTTGCAGAGCGAGTCGCATTAGTGGGTGATGCCGCCCATACCATTCATCCACTGGCAGGCCAAGGGGTCAATTTAGGCTTATTGGATGCGGCGAGCCTTGCACAAGAAGTGATCGCTTTGTGGAACAATGGGCAAGATATTGGTGCAAAACGTAACTTGCGTGAATATGAGCGTTGGCGTAAAGCTGAGGCAGCCAAGATGATTGCCGCTATGCAAGGGTTTAAAGATTTATTCGAAGGAAATAATCCGGCTAAAAAACTTATTCGAGGCTTAGGGATGCACCTGGTGGGTCAGTTGCCAGGAGCTAAAGATGAGATTATGAAACGTGCTTTAGGTCTAAAAGGTGAGTTGCCTAATTTAGCGAAAAGTGTCCCTAGCGTGCATTAG
- the ubiH gene encoding 2-octaprenyl-6-methoxyphenyl hydroxylase has product MKTFDVIIAGGAMAGGTLALAISQLSHQTLSVAVIEAYQSDNQSHPGFDSRAIALSYGTVETLKTFGIWPHLAGVVTPIKHIHVSDRQHFGMTDIDHNDVDLEALGYVVELADVGNVYSELLSHHENIDVFCPAKVAGIERFQDSVTVSLSNGERVQGQLLVAADGALSTCSELVGLEFTDHDFGQHAIIANVVASELHQGRAFERFTEHGPIAMLPMSDNRLSLVWCVPPEKVHEIMNCADDAFLAELQRMFGWRLGEFKRVGARTSYPLQLRVRDKNISHRFAIVGNAAQTLHPIAGQGFNLGIRDVATLAEEITANDCIGEYRQLARFQRRREEDRHATITLTSSLVHLFSNQWATLSLSRSLGLFTVDNIPQLKAPLLKRTLGIVNR; this is encoded by the coding sequence GTGAAAACATTTGATGTCATCATCGCTGGTGGAGCCATGGCTGGGGGAACCCTTGCTTTAGCAATAAGTCAATTGAGCCATCAAACCTTATCTGTTGCTGTTATTGAAGCTTATCAGTCTGATAATCAGTCTCACCCAGGATTTGATTCTCGAGCGATTGCCTTGTCTTATGGTACGGTTGAAACCTTAAAAACATTTGGTATCTGGCCGCACCTTGCTGGGGTTGTTACGCCGATTAAGCATATTCATGTGTCTGATCGTCAGCATTTCGGTATGACAGACATTGATCATAATGATGTTGATTTAGAAGCATTAGGTTATGTGGTGGAACTTGCCGATGTTGGTAATGTATATAGTGAGCTATTATCTCATCATGAGAATATCGATGTCTTCTGTCCTGCAAAAGTGGCAGGTATCGAGCGCTTTCAAGATAGTGTAACGGTGTCTTTATCAAATGGTGAGCGGGTTCAAGGTCAATTATTGGTAGCAGCGGATGGTGCGTTATCGACGTGCAGTGAATTAGTTGGGCTTGAATTTACTGACCATGATTTTGGACAGCACGCGATTATTGCCAATGTTGTCGCCAGTGAGTTACATCAAGGCCGCGCATTTGAGCGGTTTACTGAGCATGGCCCCATCGCGATGTTACCAATGAGTGATAACCGTTTATCTCTGGTGTGGTGCGTCCCTCCTGAAAAAGTTCACGAGATAATGAACTGTGCAGATGATGCGTTCCTAGCAGAGCTGCAACGTATGTTTGGTTGGCGTTTGGGAGAGTTTAAGCGCGTTGGAGCGCGGACCAGCTACCCACTGCAGTTACGGGTGCGTGATAAAAATATTAGCCATCGGTTTGCTATTGTGGGTAATGCTGCCCAAACTTTACATCCTATAGCAGGTCAAGGATTTAACCTCGGTATTCGAGATGTTGCTACCTTAGCGGAAGAGATTACCGCGAATGATTGTATTGGTGAATATCGTCAATTAGCGCGTTTTCAACGCCGCCGAGAGGAAGATCGTCATGCGACGATCACACTGACTTCGTCATTGGTCCATCTATTTTCTAATCAGTGGGCAACATTATCGTTAAGTCGTAGTCTTGGTCTTTTTACTGTCGACAATATTCCTCAGTTAAAAGCACCGCTGTTGAAGCGAACATTAGGGATCGTTAACCGATAG